Below is a genomic region from Paenibacillus pabuli.
CAGGTACGTCTCCAGCTGGGGCTGGATCAGCCATTTTGGATACGCTATGGAACCTGGCTGGGACAGGTGCTTACCGGAGATTTCGGAACGTCCTATAAATACGACAGGCCTGTGCTCGACATTCTGCTGTCCAGGCTTCCAGCCACGCTTCGGCTAACAGGAAGTGCCCTGCTGCTGGTCATTCTGATTGCGTTTCCACTGGGTATTTTGTCGGCCGTCTACAGAAACAACGTGCTGGATTACGTCATACGCCTGTTTTCGTTTGCCGGGTTGTCCATGCCCAGCTTTTGGCTGGGCATGCTGCTTATGCTGGTATTTGGAGTACAGCTCAAGCTGCTGCCTGTCATGGGAAGTTCGGGCTGGAACAGCCTGATATTGCCGGCATGCACACTGGCGTTACCACTGATCGCCCAATATATCAGGCAGATCCGTACAGTGATTCTGGAAGAGATGTCCCAGAACTATGTAACGGGGGCCAGAGCCAGAGGCGTGAAGGAGAGAGTCATTATGATGCAACATATTCTACCCAATATATTATTGCCCATCGTTACGCTCATGGGCATGTCTACTGGCGCACTGCTGGGGGGAGCAGCCATTGTGGAAAGTTTGTTTGTATGGCCGGGTGTAGGACAGATGGCGGTCGATGCCATCTTTACAAGGGACTATCCCCTGATTCAGGGCTACGTCATCTGGATGGCAACCATCTATGTATTGCTGAATCTGATTGTTGATCTCTGGACACATCTGCATGACCCGCGGATTCGACTGGACGTGGATGTCTAGATGAGAGAATTTAAGCTTATTTTGACACAGCATCGCTGGTTCACGTTTCTATGTTCACTGACCCTCCTCTGGGTCATTCTCGCCATGATTGCGCCACTGCTCGCACCGCATGATCCACTGGCAACGAATTTTGCCAAGGTACTGCAGCCAGCCAGTTCGGAGTATCCGCTTGGAACCGATCAGCTTGGACGCTGCGTGTTATCCCGTATCCTTTACGGGGCCAGGACGTCGCTTCTGCTTACATTTATGATGATCGGAATTGTATTTGTACTTGGTGTAGCCATTGGTGTTATCGCAGGTTTTGCCCGTGGTCTGACGGATACAGTGCTGATGCGGTTATCCGATACGCTGATGGCCTTTCCAGGATTAATCTTCGCTATCGCCGTAGTGGGGATGCTGGGGCCAGGCCTATTTAATACGGTAATTGCCCTGGCTGTTGTCTGGTGGGCGAAGTATGCACGACTGGCAAGAAGTCTAGTGATCTCGCTTCAGCAAAAGGAGTATGTCGCTGCGGCAGCCTTCAGCGGTGCGCGAAAGATTCAGATTATCACCAGAACCATCCTGCCCAACACGCTGTCTCCTCTCATCGTCATGGCGATGATGGATGTGGGCGGCATGATGTTATCCATCTCAGGCCTGTCCTTTTTGGGGC
It encodes:
- the nikC gene encoding nickel transporter permease, with amino-acid sequence MREFKLILTQHRWFTFLCSLTLLWVILAMIAPLLAPHDPLATNFAKVLQPASSEYPLGTDQLGRCVLSRILYGARTSLLLTFMMIGIVFVLGVAIGVIAGFARGLTDTVLMRLSDTLMAFPGLIFAIAVVGMLGPGLFNTVIALAVVWWAKYARLARSLVISLQQKEYVAAAAFSGARKIQIITRTILPNTLSPLIVMAMMDVGGMMLSISGLSFLGLGAQPPEPEWGAMLNEGRRYLQTAPWLLIYPGFAIFCTVIIFNLLGDSLRDVLDPKKKAA
- the nikB gene encoding nickel ABC transporter permease — its product is MSRYIVKRFIQLAAVLFGISFLTFLLTYLSPGDPARLMLMSTGVTPSDELVQQVRLQLGLDQPFWIRYGTWLGQVLTGDFGTSYKYDRPVLDILLSRLPATLRLTGSALLLVILIAFPLGILSAVYRNNVLDYVIRLFSFAGLSMPSFWLGMLLMLVFGVQLKLLPVMGSSGWNSLILPACTLALPLIAQYIRQIRTVILEEMSQNYVTGARARGVKERVIMMQHILPNILLPIVTLMGMSTGALLGGAAIVESLFVWPGVGQMAVDAIFTRDYPLIQGYVIWMATIYVLLNLIVDLWTHLHDPRIRLDVDV